The Acidimicrobiia bacterium genome includes the window GCTTCGAGTGCAGCCTTCATGCCGGGGAGCAGGTTCTCGTCGCCGCGGGCGTCTTCCGTCACCGCCGCCAACGCGGAAACCACCACGGCGGAGTCGCGCCGGTTCCGGGAGGCGATCAGCCGCTCAACCTGGTTCGCTTCCAGATCGGGATCGATGCTCAGCACGGGCACATCTGTATCTCCGGCATCGGTGAAACGGTTCACACCGACAATGACCTGCTCCGCAGAGTCGGTTTGCCTGGCCGCCTCATATGCGGCCTGTTCGATTCTCTCCTGTTGAAAGCCTGCCTCGATCGCCTTGACCGCCCCCCCGAGCAAGTCTATTTCGTCGAGCAGTCTCATCGCCCGCTCCTCGAGTGCATCGGTGAGCGACTCGACGAAATAAGAGCCGGCCAGCGGGTCGACCGTGTCTGCGACGCCAGACTCGAAGCCGATGATCTGTTGGGTTCGCAGGGCGATCTTCGCCGACTGTTCGGTGGGCAGGCCCAGCGCCTCATCGAACGAGTTCGTGTGCAGGGACTGAGTGCCACCCAGTACGGAAGCGAGAGCCTGCATTGCCGTACGCACGATGTTGTTCTCCGGCTGCTGGGCGCTGAGCGTGCTGCCGGCCGTCTGTGTGTGGAACCGCATGGCCCAGGATTTCGGGTTCTCGGCGCCGATGCGATCGCGCATCAGCTTCGCCCACATTCTGCGGGCGGCCCGGAACTTGGCGATCTCCTCGAAGAAATTGTTGTGACCGTTCCAGAAAAACGACAACCGGGGAGCAAACGCATCCACGTCGAGGCCCGCTTCAACGGCAGCTTGCACGTAGGCGATGCCGTCGGCGATCGTGAAGGCCAGCTCCTGTGCGGCGGTCGATCCCGCCTCCCGGATGTGGTAGCCGGAAATCGAGATCGTGTTCCATCCGGGCATCTCGCGGGCGCAATATGCGAAGACGTCTGTCACCAGCCTCATCGACGGGGCCGGCGGATAGATGTAGGTGCCCCGGGCGATGTACTCCTTGAGTATGTCGTTCTGGACCGTTCCCCGAATGCGGTCGGGGGCGACCCCTTGTTCCTCGGCGACGATTTGATACATGAGCAGCAGAATCGGAGCCGTGGCGTTGATCGTCATCGAAGTCGAGACCTCGCCGAGCGGGATGCCCTCGAACAGCGTGCGCATGTCGTCGACGGTATCGACTGCGACTCCGACCTTTCCGACCTCACCGGCCGACATCGGATGATCGCTGTCGAGGCCCATCTGTGTCGGGAGGTCGAAAGCCACGGACAATCCCGTTTGGCCTGCGTCGAGCAGCGCCTTGAATCTCTCGTTGGTGGAGCGGGCGTCGCCGAACCCGGCGTACTGGCGCATCGTCCAGAGACGGCCGCGGTACATGGTCGGATAGGGACCGCGGGTGAAGGGGAACTCTCCGGGCAGACCGACCTTCTCGGGAGCTTCCGACACACCGTAGATTTCCTCGACCTCGATGCCGCTCGACGTGAATCGTCGATTCACTGTTGTACTCCCTCAGCCGGGTATCCTGGTGCAGCCGGTCAAAGGTTACCTGCAACTTTCCCAAGCCCCCATCCGTTAGAACGTCATGGCTTCGAGATCTCCAATACATGAACTGGAACAGCGCGAGCGGCGCGGCAGATGGTTCGTTGCGCTGGCCACTCTCCTCTCGATCGCCATCATCGCCTCGACCTGGATTGGACTCTTCTCATTCATGGGTGCCAACGCGGCGTTCGGTACTTTCCAGGAACTCGAAGAGAAGTACATTCCCAACGTCGATGCGCAGCTGCTCGAACTTCCCGATCTGTCACGTGTCTCCGAGATCTACGCACTCGACGGAACGCCCCTGGCGATTCTCCACGACGGCCGGGTGAGCGAACCGGTTCCGTACGACGACATCCCCGAACACGTGGTCTACGCGGTGTTGGCAGCAGAGGACGCGGATTTCTTCCTGCACGAGGGGATCGATGTGCCGGCGATCGCCAGTGCCTTCATCGACAATCTCCGCTACGACACCACGCGAGGCGGATCGACGATCACCCAGCAGGTGGTGAAGAAGGTCTTCGTCGGCGATGAGATCAGCTACGAGCGCAAGATCATCGAAGCGGTCACCGCTGTCGAACTCGAGCGCCGCTACACGAAAGAGCAGATCCTCGAGTTCTACGTCAACTTCGTCTACTTCGGATCCTCCGCCTACGGCATCGCGGCGGCCGCCGATGAGTTCTTCGGGAAGAGCGTCGACCAGCTGACCATTGCCGAGGCGGCGACTCTGGCGGTGCTCCCCAGGAACCCGACGGTCTACGACCCCCGCCGGTATCCCGAAGACACCGAAGAGCGCCGCAACGACGTCATCGACACGATGGTCGAACACGAGTTCATCTCCGCCCGCGAGGGGGAGCTGGCCAAGGACTACCCGTTCATCATCGCCGAGTCGAGCCAGTTCGCCGGGCCGGCCGATCATGTCGTCGCAGAGGTCAAGAAGCAGCTTCTCAACGACGCCGAGTTCTCCTTCCTCGGCAACACCAAAGAAGAACGCAAGAAGGCCATATTCGGCTGCCCCGCGGATGAAGCGGACTGTGAGGGCGGCGGGGGACTGAAGGTCTTCGTGACCATCGATCTCGACCTCCAGGCCGTCGCCAACGAGATGCTCACCTCGTGGCTGCCTCAGCCGGATACCAGCACCATGTCTCCGGGCGAGCTGGACGCCTGCATCGGCCGCTACAACGCCACCGCCACGGCCGTCCCGAGCGTCGATCGGCTCCATTGCGCTCCCACCGGAGCGATCGCAATGGTCGACAACGCCACCGGTGCCGTGCAGGTGATGGCCTCGGGATTGCCCTTTGACCAGGAGCAGTTCGACTATGCCGTCCAGGGCCGGCGGAACCCGGGGTCGTCCTTCAAGCCCTTCGCGCTGGTGGCGGCACTCGAATCCGGTATTCCGCTGGGTTCATTCTGGGATGCGAGAAGCCCGAAGGAGATCGAGTGCCCCTATATCTGCTCGAGCCTCGGAAACATCTGGATAGTCAGCAACGCCGGCGGCGGCGGCGGGCTGATGAAACTGTTCCAGGCGACACACAACTCGGTCAACGTGGTGTTCGCCCAGGTGGCACTGGCGGTGGGACCGGACAAGATCGTCGACGTTGCCCATCGGATGGGCATCGAATCCGAACTGGCTGCAGTCCCCTCCATCACACTCGGAGCCGGAGCGGTGAGCCCCCTGGAAATGGCGTCGGCATACAGCAACTTCGCGACCAACGGCGTCTGGGCCCGCTCGTACTTGATCGAGCGGATCGAAGCCGCCAACGGTGACGTCATCTACCAGCACCAGATCGAGCACCGGCAAACGGTCGATCCGGCGGTGATCGCCGCCGCCCGCCAGCCGCTCACCGTGGTTCCGACGGCCTCGGGCACGGCCAGAAGGGCCAATATCGGCCGACCGCAGGGAGGGAAGACCGGTACCCACCAGAACTACATGGAAGCCTGGTACGTCGGGTTCGTTCCCCAGTACTCGACGGCGGTCTGGGTCGGCTACCCCGATTTCCAGTATCCGCTCCGTGACGTCGTCATCAACGGTGAAGCCTACAGCCGGGTCTTCGGGGGAAGCGTTCCCGGTCCGATCTGGGCAGAGTTCATGAACGTCGTTCTGGCCGACATACCGGCGGTCGGTTTTCCGCCGGACCCGGCCGGGACCGCCCAGTATCTGACGACTCCGTCGACGGTGGTGCCGCTCGTCGAGGGGATGATCCTCGAGGATGCGGAGAACGGGATCTTCGAGGCGCATCTCAGCCCTGAAATCAAAGAGGTTGGATCACCGGAACCCGAGGGGACCGTTCTCACCCAGCTGCCGATCGCCGGCGAGGAAGTGCCGCAGGGCACGGCGGTCGTCATCGAGGTGTCGACGGGCAAGCCGGCGGAGGCACCCATGATCGGGTTGGCGGGAATGACGATCGAGCAGGTCATCGAGGCGCTGCGCCTCTTCGAGGAGACGACCGGGGTAGCTCTGTCGTTCAACATCCAGTACTACGTCACAACGGATCCCGCACAGGTCGACACCGTCATTTTCACCAATCCCGGCTTCGGCCAGATCGTCAACGCCGACACGGTCGTCACGATCTTCGTCGGGCGGTTGAATAACTAGTCGCGGGTTTCTCGTCGCGAGTCATTCTGAGGTTTTGGGTTCTGGGTTCTGGGTTCTGGGTTTTGGTCGCCTCGGTTGCCGATCCGGACCTGCCCCTCCGCATGACAGAACCTACAACCTCTTCTGAAACATTTCGCGTTGTTGCTTAAGGGTGCTTGTCAATAGTTAACACTATGTGATATCTCTGTCGGCATGAGAGTTGTGCCGGCCGAGGACAAGCAGTTGCAACCCCGTCCTCCCGTCGCATCTGCCGCACATCCTGCGGCCGGCACAACTCGACCAACGACACGCAAGCGGCCGGACGTCCGTGCCCGACTTCTCGAAGATCGCCGTGACGGAGTCCCGGCCGAAGATCC containing:
- a CDS encoding methylmalonyl-CoA mutase family protein, with the translated sequence MNRRFTSSGIEVEEIYGVSEAPEKVGLPGEFPFTRGPYPTMYRGRLWTMRQYAGFGDARSTNERFKALLDAGQTGLSVAFDLPTQMGLDSDHPMSAGEVGKVGVAVDTVDDMRTLFEGIPLGEVSTSMTINATAPILLLMYQIVAEEQGVAPDRIRGTVQNDILKEYIARGTYIYPPAPSMRLVTDVFAYCAREMPGWNTISISGYHIREAGSTAAQELAFTIADGIAYVQAAVEAGLDVDAFAPRLSFFWNGHNNFFEEIAKFRAARRMWAKLMRDRIGAENPKSWAMRFHTQTAGSTLSAQQPENNIVRTAMQALASVLGGTQSLHTNSFDEALGLPTEQSAKIALRTQQIIGFESGVADTVDPLAGSYFVESLTDALEERAMRLLDEIDLLGGAVKAIEAGFQQERIEQAAYEAARQTDSAEQVIVGVNRFTDAGDTDVPVLSIDPDLEANQVERLIASRNRRDSAVVVSALAAVTEDARGDENLLPGMKAALEAGATLGEVSAALRDVFGEYRP
- a CDS encoding transglycosylase domain-containing protein, which codes for MASRSPIHELEQRERRGRWFVALATLLSIAIIASTWIGLFSFMGANAAFGTFQELEEKYIPNVDAQLLELPDLSRVSEIYALDGTPLAILHDGRVSEPVPYDDIPEHVVYAVLAAEDADFFLHEGIDVPAIASAFIDNLRYDTTRGGSTITQQVVKKVFVGDEISYERKIIEAVTAVELERRYTKEQILEFYVNFVYFGSSAYGIAAAADEFFGKSVDQLTIAEAATLAVLPRNPTVYDPRRYPEDTEERRNDVIDTMVEHEFISAREGELAKDYPFIIAESSQFAGPADHVVAEVKKQLLNDAEFSFLGNTKEERKKAIFGCPADEADCEGGGGLKVFVTIDLDLQAVANEMLTSWLPQPDTSTMSPGELDACIGRYNATATAVPSVDRLHCAPTGAIAMVDNATGAVQVMASGLPFDQEQFDYAVQGRRNPGSSFKPFALVAALESGIPLGSFWDARSPKEIECPYICSSLGNIWIVSNAGGGGGLMKLFQATHNSVNVVFAQVALAVGPDKIVDVAHRMGIESELAAVPSITLGAGAVSPLEMASAYSNFATNGVWARSYLIERIEAANGDVIYQHQIEHRQTVDPAVIAAARQPLTVVPTASGTARRANIGRPQGGKTGTHQNYMEAWYVGFVPQYSTAVWVGYPDFQYPLRDVVINGEAYSRVFGGSVPGPIWAEFMNVVLADIPAVGFPPDPAGTAQYLTTPSTVVPLVEGMILEDAENGIFEAHLSPEIKEVGSPEPEGTVLTQLPIAGEEVPQGTAVVIEVSTGKPAEAPMIGLAGMTIEQVIEALRLFEETTGVALSFNIQYYVTTDPAQVDTVIFTNPGFGQIVNADTVVTIFVGRLNN